Proteins co-encoded in one Spirosoma endbachense genomic window:
- a CDS encoding GntT/GntP/DsdX family permease: MPLLLTLIGILTLVLLVAFVRLDTFISFVLVSLGIGLASGMSVQDVGKSIQTGIGGTLGDLVLIIGFGAMLGRLVAESGAARRITDVLIKLFGIKNIRWGLALAGFVVGIPLFYNAGFIIVVPLIFTIAASSRLPLLSVAVPMLSALSVAHGYLPPHPSPSAVAAQLNANIGQTLLYGLIVAIPAIVIAGPIFGKTLVNMKITPDKDLFDINEVPGAKAGTKPSSENLPSTGISFFVALLPVLLLTTFGPLKGALPDTSPLKTIVTLLAEPYIGMLLSVLTAMYTLGIRRGQSMKAITKDMEEAVKAIAPILLVIAGAGALKQIFTDSGTSKYIGSLLADATIPPLVLAWGIAAFIRVCVGSATVAGLTTSGIIAPLIQSQTIKPELMVLAIGSGSLMFSHINDGGFWLFKEYFNLTIGQTIRTWSLMETIVSVIGLLGVLALNLVV, from the coding sequence ATGCCCCTTCTTCTGACCTTAATTGGTATTCTGACCCTTGTTCTATTAGTCGCTTTTGTCCGTTTAGATACGTTTATATCCTTCGTACTTGTCTCACTCGGTATCGGGCTGGCATCGGGTATGAGCGTACAGGATGTTGGAAAATCTATACAGACCGGTATTGGCGGAACCCTCGGCGATCTGGTGTTGATCATAGGGTTTGGGGCAATGCTTGGCCGACTTGTCGCCGAAAGCGGAGCCGCCCGGCGCATTACCGATGTATTGATCAAACTATTCGGCATTAAAAATATTCGATGGGGACTGGCTCTGGCGGGTTTCGTTGTCGGTATTCCGCTGTTCTACAATGCGGGCTTCATCATTGTTGTACCCTTGATTTTTACCATAGCCGCATCCTCGCGATTACCATTACTATCGGTTGCCGTGCCCATGTTATCGGCCTTATCGGTTGCACACGGTTATCTGCCTCCTCACCCGTCGCCTTCGGCCGTTGCGGCTCAGCTCAATGCCAATATTGGCCAGACACTTCTATACGGACTCATTGTCGCGATTCCTGCCATTGTTATTGCCGGACCAATTTTCGGCAAAACGCTGGTCAATATGAAGATCACGCCCGATAAAGATCTGTTCGATATCAATGAGGTGCCGGGAGCAAAGGCCGGTACAAAACCATCTTCTGAAAATCTGCCGAGTACGGGTATCAGCTTTTTCGTTGCGCTATTGCCGGTGTTGTTATTAACCACATTTGGACCGCTAAAAGGTGCGTTACCGGATACATCGCCCTTAAAAACGATTGTTACGTTACTGGCTGAACCCTATATCGGAATGTTATTATCGGTACTAACCGCCATGTATACACTCGGTATCCGGCGCGGACAATCGATGAAGGCGATTACCAAAGACATGGAAGAAGCCGTTAAGGCTATTGCGCCGATTTTGCTGGTTATTGCCGGAGCGGGCGCGTTGAAGCAGATTTTTACGGATAGCGGCACCAGCAAATACATTGGTAGTTTGCTGGCCGATGCAACAATTCCGCCACTGGTTTTGGCATGGGGTATTGCCGCTTTTATTCGGGTATGTGTCGGTTCGGCAACGGTGGCCGGCCTGACAACATCAGGCATTATTGCACCCTTAATTCAGAGTCAAACCATCAAGCCCGAATTAATGGTATTAGCCATTGGCTCTGGAAGTCTTATGTTTTCGCATATCAACGATGGCGGTTTCTGGTTGTTTAAGGAATACTTTAACCTGACCATTGGCCAAACGATTCGAACGTGGTCACTCATGGAGACGATCGTATCAGTTATAGGGCTGCTGGGCGTACTGGCCTTGAATCTGGTGGTGTGA
- a CDS encoding McrC family protein gives MPSVITVVENGLIGRSIDVRERSGLSADVIVPDPVFEALRQLAFDADGVDGLLTFSVQKGYEYIRVRNYVGLLTLPDGTQLEILPKIGNGSTNRSMLLTMLRHLEHGPFRTLTSAYTNATNLPLWEVFVTAFLDALAALVRQGIQRSYVSVESNERFWKGKFQATRQQRENAQHAERLAVVYDVLTANVPPNRLLKTTLLYLRQRNHSPGVQQRIRQLDWAMDEIPVCESIPDDLKTVRRTTRIFARYELVLRWAEALLGRQAYGVKVGQTADLSLLFPMERVFEDYVSHGIRRYWPIADAVTVQESSAHLVDEHIGVPKFKLRPDILIRHNDQIFVLDMKWKELTSRDQARNYGIEQSDLYQLYAYGKKYGANDLFLIYPANETFQQPLPVFDYDADTRLHVVPFTILNSLANEVEKLANYALSFR, from the coding sequence ATGCCCTCAGTGATTACAGTTGTTGAAAATGGTCTCATCGGCAGGAGCATCGACGTTAGGGAACGATCGGGTCTGTCGGCGGATGTAATCGTGCCCGATCCGGTTTTTGAGGCTCTTCGGCAACTGGCTTTTGATGCAGATGGCGTTGACGGTTTATTGACCTTTTCTGTCCAAAAAGGCTATGAATACATTCGGGTTCGAAATTATGTTGGTTTATTAACCCTGCCTGATGGTACCCAATTAGAGATTCTACCAAAAATCGGGAACGGTTCAACCAACCGATCGATGTTATTGACTATGCTGAGGCATCTCGAGCATGGGCCATTCCGTACGCTTACATCGGCATACACCAATGCCACAAACCTGCCCTTGTGGGAAGTATTTGTTACGGCCTTTCTAGATGCTCTGGCAGCTTTGGTCAGGCAGGGTATCCAGCGGTCCTATGTGTCGGTGGAAAGCAACGAACGATTCTGGAAAGGCAAGTTTCAGGCTACCCGGCAGCAACGCGAAAATGCGCAACATGCCGAGCGATTAGCCGTTGTGTACGACGTTCTGACGGCCAATGTTCCTCCCAACCGACTCCTAAAAACGACACTACTGTATCTGCGGCAGCGAAACCACAGTCCCGGTGTTCAGCAACGCATCCGGCAACTCGATTGGGCTATGGATGAAATTCCGGTTTGTGAATCGATCCCGGATGATCTTAAAACGGTCAGGCGAACCACCCGGATATTTGCCCGCTATGAACTGGTTTTACGTTGGGCCGAAGCCTTGCTGGGGAGGCAAGCCTATGGTGTTAAGGTTGGACAGACAGCCGATCTTTCCCTGTTATTCCCAATGGAGCGCGTATTTGAGGATTATGTTTCACACGGTATTCGCCGATACTGGCCGATCGCTGATGCGGTGACCGTTCAGGAGTCGTCGGCGCATCTGGTCGATGAGCACATCGGGGTGCCAAAATTTAAACTTCGGCCCGATATTCTGATTCGGCATAATGACCAGATATTTGTGCTGGATATGAAATGGAAGGAACTGACCAGTCGCGATCAGGCCCGGAACTATGGAATCGAGCAATCGGATCTTTATCAACTCTATGCTTACGGCAAAAAGTACGGAGCCAACGACCTGTTTTTGATTTATCCGGCAAATGAAACCTTTCAGCAACCGCTACCCGTGTTTGACTACGATGCTGATACTCGATTGCATGTTGTGCCATTTACTATACTGAACTCCCTGGCGAATGAAGTAGAAAAATTGGCCAACTACGCTTTGTCGTTTCGATGA
- the folE gene encoding GTP cyclohydrolase I FolE: MKLNGTSSSTPLNGSNGNHNNGVRTNGHSLNGHHSATADRDELVDELGDAHSASSIDTPMRPDAFDLDDDLKIDLIEEHFREIMNILGLDLTDDSLKGSPRRVAKMYVKEIFRGLNPANKPTPTLFDNKFRYNEMLVEKDIIVQTYCEHHFVPIIGKAHVAYISSGKVIGLSKLNRIVEYFSKRPQVQERLTVQIADELKKVLETEDVAVMIDAKHLCVSTRGVHDVNSSTITAAYGGKFEEEATRQEFLRYVAQPSVTI, translated from the coding sequence ATGAAACTGAACGGAACTTCGTCGAGTACCCCGCTTAATGGTTCAAATGGTAACCATAACAACGGTGTACGTACAAACGGCCATAGCCTGAACGGACACCATTCGGCAACGGCGGACCGCGACGAGTTGGTCGATGAACTGGGCGATGCGCATAGTGCTTCTTCGATTGATACACCAATGCGTCCCGATGCTTTTGATTTGGACGATGATCTCAAAATTGATCTGATCGAAGAACATTTTCGGGAGATAATGAACATTCTTGGCCTTGATCTGACCGACGACAGCCTGAAAGGGTCGCCCCGGCGGGTGGCAAAGATGTACGTGAAAGAAATTTTCCGGGGGCTCAATCCCGCCAACAAGCCTACGCCAACCCTTTTCGATAATAAATTTCGGTACAATGAAATGCTGGTGGAGAAGGACATAATCGTTCAGACCTATTGCGAGCATCACTTTGTTCCGATTATTGGCAAAGCACATGTGGCTTATATTTCCAGCGGTAAAGTGATTGGCTTGTCGAAGCTGAACCGGATTGTGGAGTACTTCAGCAAACGGCCTCAAGTGCAGGAGCGTTTGACGGTGCAAATTGCCGATGAACTGAAAAAAGTGCTCGAAACCGAAGATGTTGCGGTTATGATCGATGCGAAGCACCTGTGCGTATCGACGCGGGGAGTGCACGATGTAAACTCATCAACCATTACAGCGGCCTACGGCGGCAAGTTTGAAGAAGAAGCTACCAGGCAGGAATTTCTGCGTTACGTTGCTCAGCCAAGTGTAACGATCTAA
- a CDS encoding 6-pyruvoyl trahydropterin synthase family protein, producing the protein MDTKWANAPRVAVFRKEHFNAAHRLNNPNWSDEKNTRVYGKCNNPNYHGHNYDLIVQVTGPIDPETGYVIDMKQLGDLIKEYITDRFDHKNLNLDTEEFADLNPSAENIAIVIYTILRNQLSEGLDLKIRLYETERNFVEYPA; encoded by the coding sequence ATGGACACAAAATGGGCTAATGCCCCACGAGTTGCCGTGTTTCGCAAGGAACATTTCAACGCGGCTCATCGTCTCAACAACCCAAACTGGTCGGATGAGAAAAACACCCGCGTTTACGGCAAGTGTAATAATCCCAATTACCATGGGCATAACTATGACCTTATCGTACAGGTTACCGGGCCAATCGATCCTGAGACGGGCTATGTCATTGACATGAAACAACTCGGTGATCTGATTAAAGAATACATTACAGATCGCTTCGACCACAAAAACCTGAACCTCGATACCGAAGAGTTTGCAGACCTGAATCCTTCGGCCGAAAACATTGCCATCGTTATTTATACCATTTTACGTAATCAGCTAAGCGAGGGCTTAGACCTTAAAATCAGACTGTATGAAACTGAACGGAACTTCGTCGAGTACCCCGCTTAA
- a CDS encoding MBL fold metallo-hydrolase, with the protein MKRLRTTMITLALLVAVAVGSTYLFMQQSVFGSNPATDRLERILHSKNYQNGSFQNLEVTPVMPEDASYWGMMQDFLHKDPDNIPAYPLPSVKTDLKALADDKLSIVWFGHSSYLIKSKGITVLVDPVFSGNASPVSFFGKSFPGSDVYSVDDMPDIDLLILSHDHYDHLDYKTITQLIPKVKKFYTALGVGAHLERWGVPTDRIVEFDWWDKQQVSDSIALTAVPARHFSGRSFTRGKTLWTAFVLNLNGNNLFLGGDSGYGKHFKEIGDKYGPFDLAILECGQYGKDWPHIHMFPEEVATAAQDLRAKTILPVHWAKFSLALHAWNEPIKRLLKKTDEQGMDVTTPRIGEPVVLNASYPRAVWWNF; encoded by the coding sequence ATGAAACGATTACGAACCACCATGATAACACTTGCGCTTCTAGTAGCCGTTGCTGTCGGCTCAACTTATTTATTTATGCAGCAAAGCGTTTTTGGCAGCAATCCGGCAACGGATCGGCTGGAACGGATCTTACACTCAAAAAACTATCAGAACGGCTCTTTTCAGAATCTGGAAGTAACACCCGTCATGCCCGAAGATGCGTCTTATTGGGGGATGATGCAGGATTTTCTACACAAAGATCCAGACAATATACCAGCCTATCCATTACCCTCTGTCAAAACCGACCTGAAAGCGCTTGCAGATGATAAACTGTCAATCGTTTGGTTCGGTCATTCGTCGTATCTGATCAAATCGAAAGGAATTACGGTTCTGGTCGATCCGGTCTTTAGTGGCAATGCTTCGCCCGTATCTTTTTTTGGAAAATCATTCCCAGGTTCTGATGTGTACAGTGTTGACGACATGCCCGACATCGATTTGCTTATCCTGTCTCACGACCACTACGACCACCTGGATTATAAAACCATAACGCAACTAATTCCCAAAGTCAAAAAATTCTATACCGCTCTTGGTGTAGGGGCTCACCTCGAACGATGGGGCGTTCCGACCGACCGGATTGTTGAGTTCGATTGGTGGGATAAACAGCAGGTTTCTGACAGTATTGCCTTAACGGCAGTACCAGCCCGGCACTTTTCGGGTCGAAGCTTTACACGTGGAAAAACCCTTTGGACTGCTTTCGTGCTCAACCTGAACGGAAATAACCTGTTTCTTGGTGGCGATTCGGGCTACGGAAAGCACTTTAAAGAAATTGGCGATAAATATGGCCCATTCGATCTGGCCATATTGGAATGTGGTCAATATGGCAAAGACTGGCCGCATATTCACATGTTTCCCGAAGAAGTGGCAACAGCCGCCCAGGATTTACGCGCTAAAACCATTTTACCGGTACACTGGGCTAAATTCTCGCTGGCACTTCATGCCTGGAATGAACCGATAAAACGACTTCTCAAAAAAACCGACGAACAGGGAATGGACGTCACGACGCCCCGCATCGGCGAACCAGTTGTGCTAAATGCATCCTATCCGAGGGCTGTTTGGTGGAATTTTTAA
- a CDS encoding Gfo/Idh/MocA family protein, with translation MDFTPTRRQFIRTAALTGATASVFPSILTGAKPVDAKVRLGFIGVGARGRSHVEQALYRDDVVIPAICDIDADSIARTNDIFKKKGKPLPEAYTKGDEAFLQMLKRNDLDGVIIATPWEWHVPMAVATMKAGKYAGVEVSATVKLKESWDLVDTSEKTGMPCMIMENVCYRRDVLAILNMVRQGLFGEMTYAHCGYQHDLRNIKFNDGKSIGGVGAEFGAKGYSEAHWRTQHSVDRNGDVYPTHGLGPVAHWLNINRGNRFLHLTSTATKSRGLHKYVVDKGGANHPNAKVNFKLGDVVTTVIECANGENIVIIHDTNSPRPYSLGFRAQGTQGIWMDDNDMIYLEGATGDHVSPKAHTWEPFAAYQEKYDHPLWKRHAQTAENAGHGGIDFFVMRAFIESVKTKIPPPIDVYDAAVWSAISPLSEESIAGGSKPIQIPDFTRGKWKTNKPIFGLNDEF, from the coding sequence ATGGACTTCACGCCCACTCGACGCCAGTTTATTCGCACGGCTGCTCTGACCGGAGCAACTGCTTCTGTTTTCCCGTCTATTCTAACCGGTGCAAAACCTGTAGACGCCAAAGTAAGGTTGGGTTTTATCGGCGTTGGAGCGCGTGGTCGAAGCCACGTTGAACAGGCTCTTTACCGCGACGATGTGGTAATTCCGGCAATCTGCGACATCGACGCCGACAGCATTGCCCGAACAAATGACATCTTTAAGAAGAAAGGAAAACCCTTACCCGAAGCATACACGAAAGGGGATGAAGCGTTTTTGCAGATGCTCAAACGCAATGACCTCGACGGTGTTATCATTGCTACGCCCTGGGAGTGGCATGTACCGATGGCAGTAGCCACCATGAAAGCGGGCAAGTATGCCGGCGTTGAAGTATCAGCAACGGTTAAGCTAAAAGAATCGTGGGATTTGGTGGATACGTCCGAAAAGACGGGTATGCCCTGCATGATTATGGAAAACGTCTGCTACCGGCGCGACGTATTAGCTATTTTAAATATGGTACGTCAGGGGTTGTTTGGCGAAATGACCTATGCCCATTGCGGCTATCAGCACGACCTGCGTAACATCAAATTCAACGATGGTAAATCGATTGGTGGCGTTGGGGCCGAGTTTGGGGCCAAAGGCTATTCAGAAGCCCACTGGCGAACCCAGCATTCTGTAGACCGCAATGGCGATGTGTATCCAACGCATGGCCTGGGGCCGGTTGCTCATTGGCTCAACATCAATCGCGGGAATCGCTTTCTCCACCTGACCAGTACAGCCACCAAAAGCCGTGGACTACACAAATACGTCGTTGATAAAGGGGGAGCCAACCACCCTAATGCAAAGGTTAACTTCAAACTCGGCGATGTTGTAACGACTGTTATTGAGTGCGCAAATGGCGAGAATATCGTGATCATTCATGATACGAACTCCCCTCGCCCCTACTCGCTTGGGTTCCGGGCTCAGGGAACGCAGGGAATCTGGATGGACGATAACGACATGATTTACCTGGAAGGGGCAACAGGCGACCATGTTAGTCCCAAAGCCCATACCTGGGAGCCCTTTGCTGCTTACCAGGAGAAGTATGACCATCCACTCTGGAAGCGTCACGCCCAAACGGCGGAGAACGCCGGTCATGGCGGCATCGACTTTTTCGTTATGCGCGCTTTCATCGAATCCGTCAAAACCAAAATACCACCACCCATCGACGTCTATGATGCTGCCGTTTGGAGTGCCATTAGCCCCTTGTCGGAGGAGAGCATTGCGGGCGGAAGCAAACCCATCCAGATACCGGATTTTACGCGTGGTAAATGGAAGACAAACAAGCCCATATTTGGACTTAACGACGAATTTTAG
- a CDS encoding sugar MFS transporter — MTPTAPPSQVRPNYTIPLLIVGALFFIFGFVTWVNSVLIAFFKQAFNLSTVGSNLVAFSFFISYTLMAIPSSAVLKKTGFKNGMSLGLLVMAVGTLIFVPAAKSVSYPLFLVGLFLIGIGLTVLQTASNPYATILGPRESAAQRISFLGIANKLAGIISQFIFGGLLLAGGNAVSGAASLEKVVTPYLILTGVLVVLAGLIRFSNLPEVSEEQDDAPADATSHTSVSQFPNLVLGVAALFCYVGAEVIAGDTIINYGKAIGFTNDEAKYFTTYTLYGLLAGYVLGIVLIPKYISQQTSLRFGAIYGLVLTTATLLTSGFTSVLCVALLGFGLAPIWPAMWPLALNRLGRFTKIGSALLIMGISGGALLPLLHGYLTDTISPKMAYALLLPLFGFILYYATIGYKKTSW; from the coding sequence ATGACACCTACCGCTCCTCCTTCGCAGGTCCGTCCGAATTACACAATTCCGTTGCTGATTGTCGGTGCTTTATTTTTCATTTTTGGCTTTGTTACCTGGGTCAATAGTGTACTGATAGCCTTCTTTAAGCAGGCTTTTAATCTGAGCACGGTCGGCTCTAATCTGGTTGCTTTCTCATTTTTCATCTCCTATACGCTCATGGCCATTCCGTCGTCGGCTGTATTGAAGAAAACGGGGTTTAAGAATGGCATGTCGCTGGGTCTACTGGTTATGGCCGTTGGAACACTGATTTTTGTTCCGGCAGCGAAATCGGTTTCCTATCCGCTGTTTCTGGTTGGTTTGTTCCTGATCGGCATAGGGCTGACCGTATTACAAACAGCCTCTAACCCATACGCAACCATTCTTGGCCCACGTGAAAGTGCTGCCCAGCGGATCAGCTTTCTGGGCATTGCCAATAAACTGGCAGGGATCATAAGCCAGTTTATTTTTGGCGGACTATTGCTGGCGGGTGGTAATGCTGTTTCGGGAGCGGCATCCCTGGAAAAAGTCGTAACCCCTTATCTTATTCTGACCGGTGTATTGGTCGTTCTGGCCGGACTGATCCGGTTTTCGAACCTCCCCGAAGTTTCAGAAGAACAGGACGATGCTCCGGCAGACGCAACCTCTCATACGAGCGTCTCGCAGTTTCCTAACCTCGTTCTGGGCGTTGCCGCCCTCTTCTGCTATGTTGGGGCTGAAGTCATTGCCGGAGACACCATCATTAATTACGGCAAAGCGATCGGTTTTACGAACGATGAAGCGAAGTATTTTACCACCTATACTCTCTATGGTTTGCTGGCCGGTTACGTGCTGGGTATCGTCCTGATTCCCAAGTATATCTCACAGCAAACATCACTACGATTTGGAGCCATCTACGGTCTCGTACTGACTACGGCGACCTTACTGACAAGTGGGTTTACCTCTGTTTTGTGTGTGGCTCTGCTGGGTTTTGGGCTGGCTCCCATCTGGCCAGCGATGTGGCCACTGGCGCTTAACCGACTAGGACGATTCACTAAAATTGGGTCTGCTCTGCTCATCATGGGTATTTCGGGGGGCGCTCTCCTACCCCTGCTCCATGGTTACCTAACCGATACGATCAGCCCTAAAATGGCCTATGCATTGCTATTACCACTTTTTGGCTTTATTTTATATTATGCCACGATAGGGTATAAGAAGACAAGCTGGTAA
- a CDS encoding DUF4258 domain-containing protein, which translates to MDWRKHTLQRLAERQILQKDALQVLITGEVIRDYDDDRPLSSLLVLGWIKERPLHVVASYSEVDDTAYIITVYEPSQSHFEPDFKTKRQ; encoded by the coding sequence ATTGATTGGCGAAAACATACCTTGCAGCGGTTAGCTGAGCGCCAAATTTTGCAGAAAGATGCGTTACAGGTTCTAATCACAGGTGAAGTAATACGTGATTATGACGATGATCGACCTTTATCCAGCCTACTGGTGTTAGGCTGGATAAAGGAACGACCTTTGCATGTGGTTGCGTCTTATAGTGAAGTAGATGATACAGCCTATATAATTACCGTTTACGAGCCGTCTCAGAGTCATTTCGAACCCGATTTTAAGACAAAAAGACAATGA
- a CDS encoding type II toxin-antitoxin system MqsA family antitoxin: protein MILSEKCPMCGGEKEAGHTTFSVDLGDGLVVVRHVPATVCNQCVEEWIDNKTAQQLETIVEEARQKKHQLEVLSL from the coding sequence ATGATATTATCAGAAAAGTGCCCAATGTGCGGGGGTGAGAAGGAAGCTGGTCATACTACATTTAGCGTCGATCTGGGAGATGGATTAGTAGTTGTTCGTCATGTTCCGGCCACTGTTTGCAATCAATGTGTAGAAGAATGGATCGACAATAAAACAGCCCAGCAACTGGAAACTATTGTTGAAGAAGCTCGTCAGAAAAAGCACCAGCTAGAAGTATTATCGCTTTGA
- a CDS encoding mevalonate kinase family protein, translating to MIPSFTTSAITASTPGRICLFGEHQDYLGLPVIAAAISRRIQVRAQRVSSRGFRLNLPDIKKDVNIPFDGLQLPYPDIRDYFRSAVNVLLREGFQFSAGIEGDVHGNIPINSGTSSSSALLVTWLNVLTQLADEPRQLAQEQVAELAYVAEVLEFGEPGGMMDHYSTAVGDVIYLESTPTISLRKFHPKLGTFVLGDSQEPKDTIGILKRVKFGMLDIISRLNTVNPTFSLHHSPLTEATEFKDILSKDEYILLKGNLANRDILREALAVLDTPSGTTDQIDHVRFGKLLTEHQNNLRDAQRISTPKINRMIDAALTAGALGGKINGSGGGGCMFAYAPENPELVAEAIEREGGKAYVITVDRGTMISK from the coding sequence TTGATTCCGTCGTTTACTACCTCTGCTATAACTGCTTCAACGCCCGGTCGTATCTGCCTTTTCGGCGAACACCAGGATTACCTGGGACTACCAGTCATTGCCGCTGCCATTTCGCGTCGTATTCAGGTTCGGGCGCAACGCGTTAGTTCGCGCGGTTTCCGGCTCAATCTACCCGATATAAAGAAGGATGTCAATATTCCGTTCGACGGCCTTCAACTGCCTTACCCAGACATTCGCGATTATTTCCGGTCGGCCGTAAATGTGTTGCTTCGCGAAGGCTTTCAGTTTTCAGCGGGTATCGAAGGTGACGTTCATGGGAATATCCCAATCAATTCGGGTACATCGAGTTCATCGGCCTTGCTGGTTACCTGGCTAAATGTGCTGACTCAACTTGCCGATGAACCGCGTCAGTTAGCTCAGGAACAGGTAGCGGAGTTAGCTTATGTGGCTGAGGTTCTGGAATTTGGCGAACCGGGGGGCATGATGGATCACTATTCAACCGCTGTTGGCGATGTCATTTATCTGGAATCAACGCCAACGATTTCGCTTCGTAAATTCCATCCAAAACTCGGCACGTTCGTTCTTGGCGACTCTCAGGAGCCTAAAGACACAATTGGCATTCTGAAACGGGTCAAGTTTGGCATGCTTGACATTATTTCAAGACTTAACACCGTTAACCCAACTTTCTCACTGCACCATTCTCCGCTAACCGAAGCAACGGAGTTCAAGGATATTCTGAGCAAAGACGAGTACATTCTCCTAAAAGGCAATCTGGCTAACCGCGATATTCTCCGTGAAGCTCTTGCTGTTCTGGATACACCCTCGGGAACGACGGACCAGATTGATCACGTCCGTTTTGGAAAGCTGTTAACCGAGCACCAGAACAACTTACGCGACGCCCAGCGCATCAGCACTCCGAAAATTAACCGGATGATCGATGCGGCTCTCACGGCCGGAGCGTTAGGGGGTAAAATCAATGGCTCGGGTGGTGGTGGCTGTATGTTTGCCTACGCACCCGAAAACCCGGAACTGGTTGCAGAAGCTATTGAACGAGAAGGCGGTAAAGCGTATGTGATTACAGTAGATAGGGGGACAATGATTAGCAAGTAA
- a CDS encoding ABC transporter permease: MNLPTWIARRYFFSRKKRSFISWLSILSMLGVGVGTMALVVVLSVFNGMDELNRQIFKTFEADMTVLPKQGKRFMASPELLTRLHQTAGVNLLTAVVQDNALARYANGETVVRLKGVDDSYLQRKQLDSALLEGKLRLRDRGVNYAIVADGVRNDLSISVVDILTPLEILYPQSDQSFSVLNPNAFNRESLTVSGVFFIESKYDNFVLVPATVARTLFGYNPNEATSLEIQLKPGTDENAAKQALQDVVGDKLIVQSRDDLNIDLYRTIRIEKLLVAITLSFIILVASINIFFTLSMLVIEKKEDIRILYALGATTGLVRRIFLTEGAIIALTGAFTGLVIGVFICLAQEQYGFIGMGTVSSIIDAYPVRLDSSDIIMTAVLVIVVTFLTSWFPAQRAANVK; encoded by the coding sequence ATGAACCTCCCGACCTGGATTGCCCGACGGTATTTTTTCTCCCGGAAGAAACGCAGTTTTATTAGCTGGCTATCGATTCTGTCTATGCTTGGCGTAGGTGTTGGAACGATGGCATTGGTAGTTGTCTTGTCAGTCTTCAACGGGATGGATGAACTGAACAGGCAGATTTTTAAAACCTTTGAGGCTGATATGACCGTTTTGCCTAAGCAGGGTAAACGGTTCATGGCATCACCCGAACTGCTCACGCGCCTGCACCAGACTGCTGGTGTAAACCTCTTAACAGCTGTAGTGCAGGATAATGCGCTGGCCCGCTATGCGAATGGCGAAACAGTTGTGCGGCTTAAAGGCGTTGATGATAGTTACTTACAACGAAAGCAACTCGACTCGGCCCTGCTCGAAGGTAAATTGCGGCTACGCGATCGGGGTGTAAACTATGCCATTGTTGCCGATGGAGTCCGGAATGACCTGAGCATTTCGGTGGTCGATATCCTTACCCCACTGGAGATTTTGTATCCGCAAAGTGATCAATCGTTCAGTGTACTTAATCCCAATGCGTTCAATCGGGAATCATTGACAGTTTCAGGCGTGTTTTTTATCGAGTCCAAGTACGATAACTTCGTGCTTGTTCCGGCAACTGTAGCACGGACGTTATTTGGCTATAATCCTAATGAAGCCACCAGCCTTGAAATTCAACTGAAGCCCGGTACGGATGAGAACGCAGCAAAACAGGCGTTGCAGGATGTTGTCGGTGATAAGCTGATCGTACAGAGCCGTGATGACCTGAATATTGATCTCTACCGAACGATTCGCATCGAAAAACTGCTGGTCGCTATCACACTGTCATTTATCATTCTGGTCGCGTCGATCAACATATTCTTTACGTTGTCTATGCTGGTCATCGAAAAGAAAGAAGACATCCGGATTTTGTATGCACTGGGTGCGACGACGGGTCTGGTGCGTCGGATTTTCCTGACCGAAGGGGCCATCATCGCCTTAACTGGTGCTTTCACCGGATTGGTAATCGGCGTTTTTATCTGTCTGGCGCAGGAACAATATGGCTTCATTGGCATGGGAACAGTAAGTTCGATAATCGATGCCTATCCGGTTCGTCTTGACAGTAGTGACATCATTATGACCGCCGTTCTGGTGATTGTGGTAACTTTCCTGACGTCGTGGTTCCCGGCTCAACGGGCCGCTAATGTGAAGTAA